One part of the Parabacteroides distasonis ATCC 8503 genome encodes these proteins:
- a CDS encoding lipocalin family protein, whose amino-acid sequence MRFKLIGLICLIMQCNLSCTQHIINKETVQTLDLHRYMGKWFEIARFDHRFEHNLVGATVEYSFLPNGDIEVVNSGYWGNFSGSFKRAKDIAKITDPTCPSKLKVCFFMRFYAEYNIMEIDEDNYSYALVGSNTSDYLWLLSRTPTLPEEAILFLLTKAKERGYNTSMLKWVKQKHENQK is encoded by the coding sequence ATGCGATTTAAACTAATAGGCCTCATCTGTCTTATAATGCAGTGTAATTTATCTTGCACTCAACACATTATAAACAAAGAAACCGTCCAGACTTTGGATTTACACCGCTATATGGGGAAATGGTTTGAAATAGCACGCTTTGATCATCGCTTTGAGCATAATCTCGTAGGGGCTACCGTGGAATACTCATTTCTCCCGAATGGAGATATAGAAGTTGTTAACAGCGGATATTGGGGTAATTTTTCCGGTTCCTTCAAACGAGCGAAAGATATAGCCAAAATAACAGATCCTACGTGTCCTAGTAAATTAAAAGTGTGTTTCTTTATGCGGTTCTACGCCGAGTACAACATTATGGAAATTGACGAGGATAATTACTCATACGCTCTCGTAGGCAGTAATACCTCAGACTATTTATGGCTACTTAGTCGTACGCCTACACTCCCTGAAGAGGCTATTCTCTTTTTATTGACTAAGGCCAAAGAAAGAGGATATAACACATCAATGCTCAAATGGGTCAAACAAAAACATGAAAATCAAAAATAA
- the mscL gene encoding large-conductance mechanosensitive channel protein MscL: MKKILQEFKQFAMRGNVVDMAVGIIIGGAFGKIVSSIVADLIMPAVGLLVGGVNFTDLKITLKHAVMEGDKVISPAVSINYGNFIQVTLDFIIIAFAVFLLVKGVNALSKKKEEAPKAPVAPPADIQLLTEIRDLLKNNK, translated from the coding sequence ATGAAAAAAATATTACAAGAGTTTAAGCAGTTCGCCATGCGAGGTAACGTAGTGGACATGGCGGTAGGTATCATTATCGGTGGTGCCTTTGGAAAGATCGTATCTTCTATCGTAGCGGATCTGATCATGCCGGCGGTAGGTTTACTTGTAGGTGGCGTCAATTTCACGGATTTAAAAATCACCTTGAAGCACGCTGTAATGGAGGGAGACAAGGTGATCTCTCCGGCGGTCTCCATTAACTACGGAAATTTCATACAAGTGACACTGGATTTTATAATCATTGCTTTCGCCGTCTTTTTACTTGTCAAAGGCGTTAATGCTTTAAGCAAGAAGAAGGAAGAAGCCCCGAAAGCTCCGGTCGCTCCCCCTGCGGATATCCAATTACTTACCGAGATTAGGGATTTACTGAAAAATAACAAATAA